The Verrucomicrobiia bacterium DNA segment CGTGCTGCGCCAGGACCCTGACGTGATCGTCGTGGGAGAAATGCGGGATTCTGAAGCGATTGCCACGGCCATGACCGCGGCTGAAACGGGTCACCTGGTCCTGGCCACCATGCATTCGCCGAGCGTGTCGCATGCGATCGAGCGGATCATTGGGGTGTTCGATGGCAACGCGCAGCGGCAGATTGTGATGCAGATGTCGAATGCGTTGCAGGGGATCATCGCGCAGGACTTGCTGCCGGCTGCGGATCGAACCCGCCGCGTGCTCGCCTACGAATTGCTGGTGGCGAATGGCGCAGTGCGGAATTTGATCCGAGAAAGCCAGTTGCACCAGTTGGAGAATTTGATCCAGACAGGTCGCAAGGACGGCATGATGCTGATGGATAACTGCCTTCACGACTTGTATTGCAAATGCCTGATCACCTACGACACGGCCGTGAGCCGCGCTCGTCATCCCGATCGCATGATTCAAAACACGCATTAGCAACGCACAGGGCGCGGGGCGATTGGCAACGACATTGATTGTTCCAGCAGTTCCAGTAGGCTGCGGCGGCTTAAAATGCCGTAACTATCATTCACGCTCTGCCCATGAAGAAAAAGCAACCGATCTCCGTTGTCACTGGCGCCGCCGGATTCCTTGGATCCCATCTCACTGACCTGTTGCTGTCGCGCGGTCATCGCGTGATCGGCATCGACAACCTCGTCACCGGCACGGTGGACAACATCGCGCACCTGGCGGGGAACCAGGATTTCCGGTTTATTGAGCAGGACGTGACCGAGTTCTTGTTCCTCGAAGGACCGGTGCACTATGTCTGGCACTTTGCATCGCCGGCGAGCCCGATTGATTACCTGGAACTGCCGATCCAGACATTAAAGGTGGGTTCGCTCGGGACGCACAAGGCGCTTGGCCTGGCGAAAAACAAAGGAGCGCGGTTTCTCATCGCGTCCACGTCGGAAATCTATGGCGATCCATTGGTGCATCCGCAACCCGAGGAATATTGGGGCAACGTGAACACCATTGGACCGCGTGGATGTTACGACGAGTCGAAACGATTTGCCGAGGCGATCACGA contains these protein-coding regions:
- a CDS encoding UDP-glucuronic acid decarboxylase family protein, producing the protein MKKKQPISVVTGAAGFLGSHLTDLLLSRGHRVIGIDNLVTGTVDNIAHLAGNQDFRFIEQDVTEFLFLEGPVHYVWHFASPASPIDYLELPIQTLKVGSLGTHKALGLAKNKGARFLIASTSEIYGDPLVHPQPEEYWGNVNTIGPRGCYDESKRFAEAITMAYQREHRLETRIVRIFNTYGPRMRINDGRVVPAFISQALKNKPITVFGDGKQTRSFCYCSDLIEGIFRLMMSDYSLPVNIGNPSEMTMLQFADEIIRATGSRSRVAFKPLPQDDPKQRRPDITKAKKLLKWSPEVKLADGLVKTIDYFRQKV